The genomic region GCTTTTCAGTTCTTGGTGGATCTTTCCCACGGTTTCGTAAAATTCTTCCGTGATGGATCTGACATAGGGCAGAATTTTACGCGCTTCTTCGTATGTCCAGATCTTACGTTCCATTCTACTCCGTTTAAAAACGAACGCCTAGCGAAAGACAGAGTAACGTCATTCTGCTTACAACTCCGTATTTTGCCTGACGGAAGTATGCAGCGTTCGGAAGATCGTCCACATCTGTAGAGAGCTCATTCACTCTCGGAAGAGGATGAAGAACAATGGTCTCTTTTTTAGATGCAAGTATTAATTCTTTGTTCAACTTGAAGGATTCTTTTAATCTTTCGTATTCTCTATGATCCGGAAATCTTTCTTCTTGGATGCGGGTCACATAAGCGACATCACAATCCCAGACTTTCTTGATATCGTCCGATTCCTCGAAAGTGATCGGGAATCCTGCAAGTCCCTTCTTATAAGACTCAGGAAGTGAAAGTTCAGGCGGAGAAATCAGGTACAAGTGAACTTTATAATGGCGGAGAAGATTGATCAAACTATGGATCGTTCTTCCATATTTTAGATCTCCGATAAATGCAAGAGTGAGTCCGTCTAATTTTCCTTTTTCGGAAATGATCGTATAAAGATCGAGTAGTGCTTGAGTTGGATGTTGTCCAGCTCCATCTCCGGCATTGATGACAGGGATCTTGACTGCACCCGCAGCAATTCTAGATGAACCTTCCACAGGATGTCGGATCACTGCGATGTCTGCGTAAGCTTCTACCATTTTCATGGTATCGTATAATGTCTCACCTTTAGAAATGGAAGAAAATTGGAAACCTACTGTGGAGATTACCCTTCCCCCCAATCTTTCCATGGCAGCTTCGAATGAAAGTCGGGTCCTTGTTGAAGCTTCAAAAAAAAGAGAAGCCAGAAGTTTGCCTTCTAAAATTCCAAAGGCCTTATTTTGCTCCACCAGCCTTTCCATCTCACGAGTTCTCTCGACTAAAAAGTCCAGATCCTCTTTGGAGAACTGGTCCGTATCCAGGATATTCTTATGCTCGTACGCCATTTTCTGGACAGATTGATCTGGCCGGACTCGGAGGCAAGAGAATTAAAGGGGGTCAATTTCGAACGGTTTCGTACAGAGAACACTGAGGCTGGGCTCACGCAAAGCCGCAAAGTTTAGAAGAGATTTTCGTAATTTGGAAAACTATATCTTCTTTTCTTAGCGCCTTAGCGTGAAAGACTCTGTGCTCCCTTTTATTAATGGTGCTTAGGTTCCGGCTTTGTTTTAAATCCTAACTTAGCTCTCAAATGACTGAAGACCGAAAGTGTTACAGGAACATAGAGTAAACTTCCGAGAGTTCCGAATCCAAGTCCCCAACCTAATGCCAAAGTCATCGGGATTAATACCGGATCCGATCCTCCCACGCTATACGCAGTAGGAAGAAGTCCCGCAACTGTAGTCAAGGTAGTCAACAAGATCGGACGGAACCTTCTGCGGCTAGCTTCGACTAAGATCTCATCCAGAGGCGCGTTCGAAGATTTACGAATAGAATCGATACAATCCACGAGCACGATAGATGCGTTTACAAGAACTCCCGCAAGTCCGATGATCCCAATCATTGCCAAGAAGCTGAACGCTTTTCCGGACAATACGAATCCTGCTACGATCCCTACGAATCCAAGTGGGATCGTACTCAAGATCAGAAGAGGCCTTACCACATTCTGCAAAGTTAATGCTAGAATGATAAAGATCCCGAGTAAAGCAATGAGTCCTGCTTTTCCGAGAGAGGCCATGGATCTTTGTGTGTCCTTCTCTTCTCCACCAAATACGATGGAAACTCCGGGGTATTGTCTTTCGATCAAAGGTTTAAACTCATCTATCACCTTTTGGTTCGCCTCCCTCGAAGTCATACCTGTTTCGATCTTGATATCCGCGTTTACTGTGACCGCTCTTTCAAAATCCCTATGAGAAAGTAATTCAGGAGAATCCTTCAGATCCATTCTGGAAATTTTTGCAAGGTTTGTGATATTTCCGGCCTTGTTCCTGAGAGGAATACTTTTTACTTCTTCCGGATTTTTCCGGAAGTTCTTATCATACATTACTCTCAGATAAATTTTAGTTTTCCCTTGACGAACGTTACCCGCTCTCTCTCCATCATAGGCTGTTCTTAGCATGTTTGCTGCGGAGAAGGTAGATACTCCCGTAAAACTTTCCAAACCCTCATCCAGCTGGATGTACATCTGTTTGCGTCCGTTCCTATAATCATCTCGGACGGAATGTACACCCTTGATACCTTTTAAGAAAGATTGTAGATCTGCGGAAACTTTTTTGAGAACCTCATAATCCTTTCCGAGTATTCCAATTGTAATGGGTGCACCGATCGGAGGTGCCATCGCCTGTTCTTCCAAATACACATCGGAGAGTCCTGGTGTTTTTCGGATATCATCCTCGATGGAAGCTAATATTTCAGAGGCCTTTCGTACCCTTTTTGATTCTGGAGTCAGATACACTAGGATCACTCCTAAATTTTCTCCGAATCTGGAGAGTGGATCGTTCGGCTCAGACTGTTGCACACCGATCTTGGTAGAATAACTTACCAATTCATCTTTAGGGATTTTCTTCAGAATTTCTTCCATATACTTCATTTTTTCCTTAGTTTGGAATATCCTGGAAGAAGGAGGAAACTCCGCTTTAATTAAGAAGATCTCAATATCTTCCTTCGGAAAAAGAATAAAGTCCATCTGGGACATGACTCCGCAGGAACCCATTACAATAAATATGATCGCGAAGAAAGATTTGTTCCGATTTCGGATCATAAAAGCCACGAAATCGGTAAATCTTTCCTCCATTCTTGCGAAGAATGTATCTAAAGATTTTCTGAAATTAGAAGTTTTCTTCAGTTCATCCGGAGTTTTTGCAAATGCTGCAATTCTCGCGGGAAGAAATAAGAACGACTCGATCAAGCTCGCAGTTAATGCAATGATCACAACGAGTGGGATCTGCCAGATAAATTTTCCCATGATCCCGGCCATAAATAACATCGGAAGGAATGCTGCTACAGTAGTGAGATAAGATCCAAAGATCGGCACTAACATCTCAGTGGTTCCTTTCAAGGCAGCGGACGTTTTGTCCATCTTCTCGCCTAGGTAGGTATAAATATTTTCCGAAATTACAATGGAATTATCCACGAGCATCCCGAGTGAGATGATAAGTCCCATCATGGAGATCATGTTAAAAGATACATCGAAGAAAGGAAGTGCTGCAAATGTCATTAGCATCGAGAGAGGCAATGACATGGAAGTCAAGGTCGCAGTTCTGAAATCTAAGAACAAAAACAAAATCCCAAAAACGATCAAAAATCCGATGAGCGCATTCGAAGAAACCACATTCAATCTATTCTTGGTCCTTTTCGCTTCATCGTTTAATTTGAATGTTTTAATTCCTTCAGGATAAATTTTTTCCAGTTCCTTTAATCTAACTTGGACATTGTCTGCGACTTCAATCGCATCCGCTCTTTCTTTTTTGATCACAGAAAGGATCAAGCCTTGTTGTCCATTCGCGATCGCAAGAAATCTTGGGTATTCGAAAGTATCTTCTACCCTTGCTAAATTTCCGATACGAACAGTTGAGAATATGTCATTCGTCCTAACTGGGATCTTTCCAATTTCCGAAGGCTGTTTAAATTCTCCGTCAATCCTCAAATCGAATGCATCTTCTGAATCTACGGAACCTGCAGGTAAATTGATATTTCTAGTCCGGATCGTTCTTGTGATATCGGAAAGATCCAATTGGTATTGTTTCAACCTGTCCGCATTTACAAGAATATGCCACTCTCTATCACGTTTTCCGAATACGTCTACTCTGGCTACTCCTGGGATCTTCTCCAGTTCCAGTTCTATAAATTCAGCGATTGTATGAAGCTCAATCTCGTCCGTACCACCATAAACAGAGAAGTCCATGATCGGAAAGGAACCTGATTTTCTTTCCGTAATTTTAGGTTTTTCGGTTACCTGAGGAGGAAAATCGGAGATTGCATTGTCTACTGCTCTTCGGATCTCATCCAAAACTTTTTCAGGATCCGTCTCTTCTAAGCTTACACGTACGTCTATATCGGAAACAGAGTTACGAGAGAAGGAACGGATCTCATCTATACCGTCTATCTCTTTGATCTTTTCCTCAATAGGATACGTTACCCGTAATTCCACATCCGCAGGAGAAGCTCCCGGGAATTTTGTGGTGATCACGAGCTGCTTCATATCCACATTTGGAAAAGCGTCTCTGCGCAAACCGCAAAGGGACATTCCCCCCGCAGCAACAATGAATATGACTCCCAAATACATGAAGAGTCTATTGTGAATGAAAGATTGTATTATTGTTCTCATATGTTTTCTTTTTATTTAGAAATTTTTCCATCCAAAGGTTCTAAGAGCCCGCCCCATTGGCTCCACGCTTGTTTTATAAAACTTTTGTCCCAGGTTTCTCCGCAAACCTCCATCTGTTTAGGTAATCGATCCCAAGAACATCCTGGGAATCGGTGATGAATCCTATGATAATTAAAATGTAAAAAGAACGTACTTACCGTTTTCGGCAGAGTTAAATTAAAGGCGGAATTCTTATCATCAATTTCTTTCCCGTAATGATACGCATTATCGAAAAATGATATAAAGAAGGACCTGCTCAGAAGTAGGAATACCAACAAAGGCCAATTACTTCCAAACAACCAGAAAGAAGGAATGTAAATTGCCAAGATCCAAAAAATATCCTTTCTTAATTCTTCCAAAATTTCAGGACGATAGATCCACTTAAAAAAACCTTCTTCTATCGGGTACTCGATGAAACGGTCTACGATACGTTTTGTCCAACGAGAAGGCAGCGAAAGTAGGAGCCCTGTCCCTACTTCAAAAATGTACGTCGCCACAGTAATTCTGAAATAATAGTTTAGACTTTGGAACCATCTTGGTTTCCAAGATTTGTGATCATAAAATTCTATCCGATCACCAGGTTCTCTATTGAACTTATGGTGCATCAGATGACTACATTTCAGAACTGAATAAGGAGCCCCGAACACGATACAAAGAAACCTTCCCCAAAAATGATTCTGTTTTCTTTCGTTCGAAAAATTCCCATGGATACTTTCATGGATCAGATTCCAAAAAGTATAGGATACCGGTCCCAAGGCCGCAGCAAAAACCCAAGCGGCCCAATAAGGAAAACCACCCAATAAGAGTCCCAATGGCAACAAAAAATGGAAGCTTATAAATAATAATAGGATCACGAGCGAAAGTATTCTATTTTTCGCAAATGGTAGATCTCTGATTTGGATAGAAGCTTCCATTTAGGATAGAACGGATGAGAGGGGAATTTTCTGCAAGCAACCTGTTGAACTAAGACGTGGCGACATCGGTCGGTTTGAAAAAAAAGGTTCGATCTTATTCAACCGGGAAGTATAGAAATAAATTGATTCTGTTTATTCTTTGGAAAAAAATCGGCTCCAAAAATGTTACAAGAGGTCCAAAACAACAATATGAGTTTAATATTCCATTCTACGACTCTCTTACTCGCAATTTCATTTTTCTATTGTTTTCCACTGGATCCAGAAAGAGTAAAGTCCCCCAGTTATAGAGAAGGTAGATATCATAATTTAGATCCGGACGAAGAATTGCAGGGAAAGTCTCCTTTAGCGATCCTACGTTGGAAACTCTTGGGACCTAAAGATCCTCCTGCAGTAGAAGGACTTACCGAAGAACTTCCTATAGTGCTCGAAAGAAACTCTAAGGACCTAGTCGCTCCCGAAGGAAAAGTCAGAGTGGTATGGTTCGGACATGCCACAGTTTGGATCTCTTCTACCTTTAAAGGGAAAACAGTAAATGTTCTGACGGATCCTATCTTTGAAGCTCCAATCCTAGTAAATAGGCTAGTCAAACTTCCTATCCCAAAAGAGGATCTTCCTCTAGTGGACTTTGTGGTAGTAAGTCATGCTCATAGAGACCATCTCGACCGGGATACATTGAGATATTTGAGAAGTAAAAATCCGAACTTACAGATACTTCTTCCCTCTGGAATGAAATCATTTTCGGAAGAAGAAAATTTAGGATCTACTGTTTCCCAAGAGTTGGGCCAGGTTAGCACAAAAGAATCCGTAAAAATCACATTTCTTCCTGCACACCACTGGAGTAGAATGGGGTTCACTGACACGAACCAATACTTTTGGGGAAGTTATTCCTTAGAAGCGCAGGGAAAGATCATCTACTTTGCGGGAGATACTGGATATTCTTCTCATTTTAAGAATATCTCGGAACGTCTGGGAAAACCGGTGGATCTTGCACTTCTTCCTATCGGGGCTTATAAACCAAGATGGTTTATGAAATACGCGCATATCGGACCGGAGGAAGCGTTGGTTGCGACCAAGGATCTGAATGCAAAGTCATTTGCACCGATCCATTGGGGGACATTTCCTTTAGGAGATGATCTACCAAAGGAGCCTATGTTGGACCTCAAACAAAGACTTACCTTCCCTTCTTCTCCCGATACAAAAGGACTCTATCCTACTTCGGATGGAATTTCCTGGGGAAGTAAAGACGGGGTCAAAATTGTACCTTGGACTATAGGCAGCGGCATAGACTTGGAATGATTTGGAAATTTATATCGTAAGAAAAAACATAGCCTCCCGGAACTATTCCTGAATTCTGGCATAGAACTGTGTCCCGGAGGCTTTCCGTCCAAAATGAGATCCGAAACTAAATCGTCGTCATTCCTTCATTATATTATCTTAATACTACTAACCTTCTCCACTTCTCTATTTGCTGTAGGAGGAGAAGCACCTTTTAGCTTGGCCCAGGCAAAAACGGACTCTCAACCGGAACGATCAAAAAAAGAAGAAAGAAGAGTGGACCAAAGAAAAGGTCGCTGGTCCTTCCAATGGGGATATAACAGAGATTCTTATACTCAAAGTGATATCAACTTTAAGGGACCTGGATATCATTTTACATTAAAAGATGTGGTTGCCAGGGACAAACCGGAACAATTTTCCACAGACGTATATCTGAATCCCTCACTTTGGGAAATTCCACAGTACAATTTTAAACTTACTTACTATCTAACGGACAATCTGTTCATCGCATTCGGACAAGATCATATGAAATATGTAATGTCCAGAGGACAGGCTGCAAACATAAGCGGATACATAGATCCTAACGCAATAGAATGGGCAAGACTTCATACTTCTTTCGAATCTGCTCCTTATGCATTATTATTTCCTAATAATATAAATCAGTTCGCAGGATACCATGGAGGAGAAACAATCAATATCACTCCGGATTTCCTGAAATTCGAACATACAGACGGACTCAATTATCTATTTGTAGATGTTGGATACGTGGCACCACTCTGGGTTTCTCCAAATGGAGAGAACGCACTCAGCTTAGTTGGTTCAGTCGGAGGTGGTCCGGTAGTTTGTAGAAGTGATGTAAGACTTTTTGGAGAAGGTCATAATAATCGATTCCATCTTTCCGGATACGGAGTCTCCGGATATTCCGCACTTAGGATCGACTTGTTCAAATCCTTCTTCTTTGAATTCGGAGCAAAAGGTGGATATATAGATCTAACAAGTATCTACACAAACGGAAAATCCAAAGACCGCGCCACACAGAATTTCGGATTTGTGGAAATGATTGCCTCCGCAGGCATCACTTTTTAAACTTTCCCGACATGATCTCAGGACTACAAGGTTCTATCCGAAAACTAGAAGTAGGCTCCGTGCACTTAGATGTTCACGGAGTAACTTATGAAATCGTAATTTCATTCAAGACCTATTGGGAACTGAAAGAATTCCAAACTTCCGCAAAAGAAGTCCGACTTCATATCCATCACTCCATCACCGAAAGAGGACAAAAGCTTTTCGGATTCTTACAAGAAAGAGATAAAGAATTTTTTAAAGTAATGAAAGGCTTGCACGGAATCGGAGAAATGACCGCGCTCAAAGTATTATCCTTCTTCAGTCCCTGGGAATTGCATAAGATCGCTTCTTCCGGAGAAGCAAAGGACTTGGAAAAAATTCCGAAGGTCAGAGCCAAGACTTCCGAGAAAATATTTTTCGAAGTAAAACAAAACCTGAAAAAACTGGAGCTATTTTTAGAAGCAGGGCCGGAAGATCCATCTATCCCGCAAACTTCCAAAGAAAAACTTCCTTCTCCTGAAGATCGTTTTAAAGAAACAGCAGTGCAAGCACTCGTTCAATTGGGTTTCGAAGACAAGTCTGCTCTCAAGGAAGTGGAGAAGGTCCTTAAAAAACAAAACTTCACGGATACAGGAGAACTGATCCGAGAAATATTAAAGAATCTTTAAGTAGATCGCGCGGGGGAATCATTCCTATGTTGGAATTCCAACATCGCGCGCATTTAAAAAAATCGCGCGGAATCAATATTCCGCGCCTTCTTTCTCACCTCGCCAAGAACCAATACACGGCCAGACCTAAATAATTCCCTACCGCATAACCGATCAGTCCCGTTAAGATTCCCAAAATCAGCACCCCTTTATTCCCAATCGCCGCAGCAACAGAAGGCACAAACGCAGGACCATAAATGCTGGAAACAGAAGTGATAATCCAAGTATCCACAGGGATCTTAAACAAAATTCCGAAAATCAAATGAAGAAGGATCGCAATCGACATAGTCGCAAGCACGATTAAAAGAACACCGGAAGCACCCTTAACCAAACTTCCGAAATCCGCCAAAAAACCGATGGCAACAGAGAATATTAGAATAAAATAATATCCGACAGGATAAATATCCAAACTTCTTACTTTTTTAGAAAATGATATCCCGATTCCCCACGTAGTAATTCCCAAAAGGATGAAGGGTGCAGAAGCAGTTCCGAAAATTACTTGAGAGATCCCGAGAGAAGCACCAAGTCCCAAAATGGAGAGAACAATTCCTAATAACAAACTTACGACTGGATTTTTAGGGGAAACCTTAGCTTCTGAAACTGCTCCTTCTTCGACCTCCCCTACAACCTCAGGCTTTAGAAAAATAGAATATACTTTTTTGGAAAAACTAAGCAGAAATAAAAGATAAGTCCCGCCAATCAAAAGATCCACCGTGTTCACGAGTGCAATTGTTGCCTTGCCTGCATCCAGCGCCAGACCGATCGCATTTGAATTCGGAGTTCCTCCCGTATATAAGCCAGCAAGCATCCCGCCTATTTTGGAAGATTCAGGATGTAGAGAGCTTAAGAAAAATCCTACGGAAACGGAAGAGATCGCGACAGCAATACAGGAAAGAAAGAAGGAGAATAATGCAAGTCTTGCTTCTTTAATTCCTCGTCCAAAATCGGAAGAAGCAAGTAAGAGCGGGATCGCGATTGGAATAGAAATTTCGGAAACTGATTCTGCAATCTTCTTAGGCAAAAACTCACTTGGGATCAAGTTACCTAATATAATTCCGGAAGCGTAACATAGAACGACGGGACCTAAAAACCCAAGCCATTTGTGCTTCTTGGAAAGACTTCCTGCCAACCATGGAAATCCCAGAATGAATCCTAAAAATAAAACAGAGATTATCCAATGGAATACTTCAGACATTCTTCTCTCCTGATCTTTTTCCGAATGTATCGAAAGATCTCCGGGACTATCCCAAATCCCATCCTCATAAATAACAGATTTAATTCTGCTATATTGAATTTTGCTAAAAATTCAGGCCAATAAACTGGGTCATAGAATCATATATTGATCCTCTCTAAAAGTCGAAAAAATCCTGCAAAATCGGCGATTCCGAACAGTTTATCGCAGCCAAATTCCAGGTTAGGAGTTCCTACCTGAAAAAATTTCCGATTTTGGGCCGACCCTGGTGAAAAAAACTTGTAAGAAATACTTCATATTCAAAGTAATATACTTTAATAATAAACTATTAATTCCTAAATTAATAGAAGGAAGTATTCAAAATGTTAGAAACACTTTTAGCAACCAGCAACGATATCGTCCCACTGGTCTTAAGATTAACCCTCGGGATCGTAATCTTCCCACATGGCGCACAAAAATTATTGGGTTGGTTCGGTGGTTACGGCTTCAAAGGAACCTACGGTTATTTTACTCAAACAGCAGGACTTCCAGGGATCATCGCTTTCTTAATCATCATAGGTGAATCATTCGGTTCCGTAGCGCTGGTCCTCGGACTGCTCACTCGTGTTTCCGCAATCGGTATCGGCATTATCATGCTTGGAGCGGCACTACTCGTTCACAGAGAACATGGATTTTTCATCAACTGGTTCGGAACTCAAAAAGGGGAAGGTTATGAATTCCAAATATTAGCCATCGGACTTGCGATCGCTTTAGCAATCGTAGGTGGCGGAGCTTACTCCTTGGATCTTGCTATCCTTTCTTCACTCTAATCTTATAAATCCTCCCTGCATTATGCCTCCGGAGGATTTTTCATGTACTACCCGCCAGGGATGCGAAGGACTTTAGTCCCGCAGGGACGAGCCCGAAGCAGCCCAGTCCCGCCCCAGGCGGGAGGCGGCCAAAACCCGTTGGACCAAGGTTTGTCTTAGCATTTCAATGCCCTTGTGGGAACTCCTACCGAAAGGGGATGGACAGGATTCTTCCAGGTAAAATCCTTAGAAAAAGCATTCCAAACTGAACTCACATCCAAAAAAACAAGGTTGATTCATGAAAATTCACGAGTACCAGGCCAAGGAAATCCTGAGACGCCATAACGCCAAAGTTCCTTTCGGCGTAGTAATTGATAAAAAAGAAGACGGTGCAAAAGCCCACGAAGAAGTTTCTTCCAAAACGGGAGCTTCTGTTGTAGTCGTAAAAGCCCAAATCCATGCCGGTGGTAGGGGAAAAGGCGGTGGAGTTAAAGTTACCAAAACGAAAGAAGACGCATTAGCAGCTATCGATAAGATCCTGGGCATGCAGCTTATCACTCCTCAAACAGGTCCTGAAGGTAAAAAAGTTTTAAAAGTTTATCTCGAGCAAGGGATCAATATCGCGAAGGAATTTTATTTAAGCGTATTATTAGATCGTGCGATCCGCAAAACAATCATCATGGCTTCGACCGAAGGTGGTATGGAGATCGAAGAAGTTGCTGAAACTCATCCTGAAAAGATCCTAAAGATCGCTATCGATCCAGGTATCGGATTACAACCGAACCAAGCTTCTCAACTCGCTTTCGACCTGGGACTTCCTACTGAATCTCATAAATCTTTCAAAGCTCTTCTTACTTCCGTTTATAATGCTTATATTAAAGAAGATGCATCTTTATTAGAGATCAACCCTTTGATCCTTACAAAAGAGAACGAAATCGTTGCGGGTGACTGTAAGATGGATTTAGATGAGAACGCTCTTTATCGCCATCCTGAAAACGCTGCATTTAGAGACATTTCCGAAGAAGATCCTTTGGAAGTACAAGCCAGCGAATATAATATCAACTATGTTAAGTTAGATGGGAACATCGGCTGTATGGTAAACGGTGCCGGTCTTGCAATGGCAACCATGGACATCGTCAAACTTGCCGGTGCTGAACCTGCAAACTTCCTAGACGTAGGTGGTGGAGCTAACGTTACTACTGTTACCAACGGATTCAAACTGATCTTAGGCGATCCGAACGTGAAAGGGATCTTTGTAAATATCTTCGGAGGTATTGTTCGCTGCGACAGAGTAGCAAACGGGATCATCGAAGCGGCTAAAGCTGTAAATATCCACGTTCCGTTAGTCGTTCGTCTGAAAGGGACCAACGCGGAAGAAGGAAAAAGGATCTTAAACGAATCCGGTCTCAACATCATCGCGGAAGAAGATCTTCGTACCGCGGCCAAAAAAGTGGCGGAAGCCATTAAATAAAAAACATAAGGTTAACTTAATATAACATGGCAGTATTAGTAGATAACAATACGAAAGTCGTAGTACAAGGTATTACCGGAAAAGAAGGTTCTTTCCATGCGCAGCAGATGATCGAATACGGAACCAATGTAGTCGGCGGTGTCACTCCAGGAAAAGGGGGACAAAAAGCGGACTTAGTAGGTAAGGCAGTTCCGGTATTCAACAGTCTAAAAGACGCGATGGAAAAAGAAGGTGCGAATGCATCTATCATTTTCGTTCCGCCTCCATTTGCAGCTGACGCTATCTTAGAGGGAATTTTTAACGAGATCCCTTTAGTGGTATGTATTACTGAAGGAATTCCAACGCACGATATGCTAAAAGTGTATAGCGCTTTAAGAAATTCCAAAACCAGACTGATCGGACCGAATTGTCCTGGGATCATTTCCCCTAAATACAATGTAAAGATGGGGATCATGCCAGGCTTCATTCACCAAGCAGGAAGTATCGGTATTGTTTCTCGTTCCGGAACCTTAACTTACGAATCAGTTGCTCAACTTAGCCAACACGGTTTAGGACAATCCACCGTGATCGGTATCGGTGGAGATCCAGTTCCAGGAATGAATCACACGGAAGCAGTCAGACTTCTGAACGAAGACCCTGAAACTAAAGGGATCGTGATGATCGGAGAGATCGGCGGAACCTCGGAAGAGGAAGCAGCTGCTTACATCAAAGCGAATGTTAAAAAACCTGTAGTAGGATTTATCGCAGGCCAAACTGCACCTCCTGGAAAAAGGATGGGACATGCCGGCGCGATCATCAGTGGAGGAATGGGAACAGCTTCTTCCAAGATGAAAGCTATGCAGGATGCAGGTATTTCAGTTTGCCAATCTATCGCCGAAGTCGGCGAAAAAATGAAAAAAGCATTAGGTTAATCTAATACTTTAGATCGGGAGGAAAGGTTATGAAATTAGAAAAAGGGAATTTTTGGACCAAAACATTGAGCGGGAAGACGATCTCCGTCTTTTTAGTTTCGAGCCTCATCCTCCTTTCAGGTTTTTCCGGAGTATTCTCCCAAGAGAATAGATCCGGAAAAGTTTTGAAGTTAACCACAGAAGAGACAGTGAAAAGAGCTCTCGATAGTAACTTCAAACTACAAAACTTACGATACGAATTGGCAAAATCCGATTCGAGCTACTTAAAAGCCGAATCCCAATATTCTTGGAGATTAGTAGCCGACGGAAGTTTTAGACAAACAGTTCTTCCTTTAAACCAGAACAACGTCTTTACCGGAACAAAAACTTCCG from Leptospira hartskeerlii harbors:
- a CDS encoding DoxX family protein; the protein is MLETLLATSNDIVPLVLRLTLGIVIFPHGAQKLLGWFGGYGFKGTYGYFTQTAGLPGIIAFLIIIGESFGSVALVLGLLTRVSAIGIGIIMLGAALLVHREHGFFINWFGTQKGEGYEFQILAIGLAIALAIVGGGAYSLDLAILSSL
- the sucC gene encoding ADP-forming succinate--CoA ligase subunit beta, with protein sequence MKIHEYQAKEILRRHNAKVPFGVVIDKKEDGAKAHEEVSSKTGASVVVVKAQIHAGGRGKGGGVKVTKTKEDALAAIDKILGMQLITPQTGPEGKKVLKVYLEQGINIAKEFYLSVLLDRAIRKTIIMASTEGGMEIEEVAETHPEKILKIAIDPGIGLQPNQASQLAFDLGLPTESHKSFKALLTSVYNAYIKEDASLLEINPLILTKENEIVAGDCKMDLDENALYRHPENAAFRDISEEDPLEVQASEYNINYVKLDGNIGCMVNGAGLAMATMDIVKLAGAEPANFLDVGGGANVTTVTNGFKLILGDPNVKGIFVNIFGGIVRCDRVANGIIEAAKAVNIHVPLVVRLKGTNAEEGKRILNESGLNIIAEEDLRTAAKKVAEAIK
- the sucD gene encoding succinate--CoA ligase subunit alpha, with protein sequence MAVLVDNNTKVVVQGITGKEGSFHAQQMIEYGTNVVGGVTPGKGGQKADLVGKAVPVFNSLKDAMEKEGANASIIFVPPPFAADAILEGIFNEIPLVVCITEGIPTHDMLKVYSALRNSKTRLIGPNCPGIISPKYNVKMGIMPGFIHQAGSIGIVSRSGTLTYESVAQLSQHGLGQSTVIGIGGDPVPGMNHTEAVRLLNEDPETKGIVMIGEIGGTSEEEAAAYIKANVKKPVVGFIAGQTAPPGKRMGHAGAIISGGMGTASSKMKAMQDAGISVCQSIAEVGEKMKKALG